The Rhizobium rosettiformans genomic sequence GAGTGGGACTTCCGCAACGGTGCCTTGCGTGCCTTCGAGATAGTGCAAACCTTCTCCCAGCGTCGAGGCCATGGATTTGACGATCCGGCTCCCGAGACCGGTTCCCTTCGGCGCGCTCTGCGGATCAATGCCGACGCCGTCATCCTCGACCCGAAGCAGCGCCTCGCCATCGCCCCGCATCTTCAGATGCACCCGGATATCGCCGGCCTGTCCGGGCGCATAGGCATATTTGAAGGCGTTGGTGACGAGTTCCGTGACGATCATGCCGACCGAAACCGCCTTGTCGGCGCTGAGGGAGATGGGATCCGCATCGAGCAGCAGGCGCACGGGCTTTTCGGCGCTATGCAGCGAATTATAGAGCTCGACGGTAAGTCGGTTGAGGTAACGATCGAGCTCCACCCGGCTGACGTCGTCGGAGGTGTAAAGACTGCGATGCATGCCGGCGATGGCCGTGATACGGGCCTGGGTTTCCGCCAGTTCCGCCTTCACTTCGTCGCTGCGGGCCGCCGAGATCTGCAGCCTGAGCAGGCTGGCGACCAGCGCCAGCGAGTTGGCGACACGATGGTTGACCTCGGCCAGCAGCGCCTCTGCGCGTTCCTTGCCGAGCCGGATCTCTTCATCGGCGCGGGCTTTGGCTGCACGCAGCTGGGCATTGGCGACCGTCTGCTCGATTGCGCTCGATAAGAGCGACAGGAAGTCGTCGCTGACCGTCTTGATGACATAGTCAGCGGCACCCGCCTTGATCGCCTCGATCGCCACCTGCGCCTCGTTCGATCCGGTGACATAGACCACCGGCACATCGATCTCGGCCTCGCGCATGCGGCCGAGCACATCGTGGCCGGTCGTCTGGCGCAGGTAATGATCGAGTACGACGACGTCGAACCCTGCGGTCGTCAGGAGTTCAAGCGCGTCTTCGGCGTTCTCGGCATGCGACACCTCATGGCCGAGCCGGCCCATATGCCTCTGGACCAGCCGGGCAATGGCAGCATCGTCATCGATGTAGAGAACGCTGAAGCTCATCGCCTGACCGCCATCAGGGGATTTGCATGACGGAGAAGAACAGTCCGAGCTGGCGAATGGCGTTGGCGAAATTGTCGTAATCGACAGGTTTGGTAATATAGACATTGGCCCCGAGATCGTAGCAGCGCTGGATTTCGCGTTCGTCATCCGTCGTCGTGAGGATGACGACCGGGAGCCGTCGCGTGTGCGGATTGGATTTAATCTGGTCGAGAATATCGGTGCCCGACATATCAGGCAGATTGAGGTCGAGCAGGATCAGCAAATAGCGATCTTCGGAAACCTTGCCGCTACGATCCGTACCCAGCACATAGTCCAGCGCCTCGGTGCCGTTGGTAAAAGGTACGATCTCGTTGCTGACGCCAGCGCGGCGTACGTTCTTTTCGATCAAACGAGCATGACCCTCGTCGTCTTCGACCATAACAATGGTGACTTCTTTACCCACGGCTTTCATTATCAACTCCGTACCAAGCGTGACAGATCAGATGGCAGTCGCAGTACGAAGGTTGACCCTTCTCCTAAACGGGATCGAACGGTTATCTCCCCTCCGAGGTTCCGTGCCAGTGAGCGGACATGGGCAAGGCCGATGCCTTCACCCGATTTATCCTGCTGCCCGGAGCGGCGGAAAAGTTCGAAAATGCGTTCGTGGTCCTGCTCTGCAATGCCACGGCCGTTATCCTCCACCTCAATCCTTACCATGTGACGCCCTTCGGGCGCGGTTCGGACGGCGAGGGTCAGGGGCCGCTGGGGATGCTTGTACTTGATAGCATTGTCGAAAAGGTTACCAAGGATTTGTTCGACCGACAATCGATCGGTGGTCAGG encodes the following:
- a CDS encoding sensor histidine kinase, which encodes MSFSVLYIDDDAAIARLVQRHMGRLGHEVSHAENAEDALELLTTAGFDVVVLDHYLRQTTGHDVLGRMREAEIDVPVVYVTGSNEAQVAIEAIKAGAADYVIKTVSDDFLSLLSSAIEQTVANAQLRAAKARADEEIRLGKERAEALLAEVNHRVANSLALVASLLRLQISAARSDEVKAELAETQARITAIAGMHRSLYTSDDVSRVELDRYLNRLTVELYNSLHSAEKPVRLLLDADPISLSADKAVSVGMIVTELVTNAFKYAYAPGQAGDIRVHLKMRGDGEALLRVEDDGVGIDPQSAPKGTGLGSRIVKSMASTLGEGLHYLEGTQGTVAEVPLKLDSGA
- a CDS encoding response regulator, which produces MKAVGKEVTIVMVEDDEGHARLIEKNVRRAGVSNEIVPFTNGTEALDYVLGTDRSGKVSEDRYLLILLDLNLPDMSGTDILDQIKSNPHTRRLPVVILTTTDDEREIQRCYDLGANVYITKPVDYDNFANAIRQLGLFFSVMQIP